The Terracoccus luteus genome includes a region encoding these proteins:
- a CDS encoding DUF2550 domain-containing protein — protein sequence MPSALVTTEIVIGALVLVVVVILGVTFARRRYIARGLPLTLCGLRTAPGARWRLGLIRFGDNALEWHTLGGVSLRPAHLWQRQELLIDAPRPLVGDEAIPLLPGALLVPARELGQPFQLALQGPAYTALRSWQEAAPPGYNVNVA from the coding sequence GTGCCGTCCGCTCTCGTCACCACCGAGATCGTGATCGGCGCGCTCGTCCTCGTCGTCGTCGTCATCCTGGGCGTCACCTTCGCCCGGCGGCGCTACATCGCCCGCGGCCTGCCGCTCACGCTGTGCGGGCTGCGCACGGCCCCGGGTGCCCGCTGGCGCCTCGGCCTCATCCGCTTCGGCGACAACGCCCTCGAGTGGCACACGCTCGGGGGCGTCTCGCTGCGCCCGGCGCACCTCTGGCAGCGCCAGGAGCTGCTCATCGACGCCCCGCGACCGCTCGTGGGTGACGAGGCCATCCCGCTGCTGCCCGGCGCGCTGCTCGTGCCGGCCCGTGAGCTCGGCCAGCCCTTCCAGCTCGCGCTGCAGGGCCCGGCCTATACCGCCCTGCGCTCGTGGCAGGAAGCCGCACCGCCCGGCTACAACGTCAACGTCGCCTGA
- the atpD gene encoding F0F1 ATP synthase subunit beta, with protein sequence MTATVSDTAVSTEAQGGVGRISRIIGPVVDVEFPSDAMPEQYNLLTTEVTLAGETKNINLEVAQHIGDNMVRAISLQPTDGIVRGSSVQDTGGPITVPVGDVTLGKVFNATGTCLNLEDGETLQVGERWGIHRKAPAFDQLESKTTMFETGIKVIDLMTPYVQGGKIGLFGGAGVGKTVLIQEMIARVARDHGGVSVFAGVGERTREGNDLMVEMEEAGVLGQTALVFGQMDEPPGTRLRVALSALTMAEYFRDVQQQDVLLFIDNIFRFTQAGSEVSTLLGRMPSAVGYQPTLADEMGTLQERITSTRGHSITSMQAIYVPADDYTDPAPATTFAHLDATTELSRDIASMGIYPAVDPLSSTSRILDPRYITADHYNTAVRIKSILQRNKELQDIIAILGIDELSEEDKILVNRARRIQRFLSQNTYVAKQFTGIEGSTVSLADSIEGFTKIADGEYDHVAEQAFFMCGGLDDVERQWAEIQKNL encoded by the coding sequence ATGACTGCAACCGTCAGTGACACCGCGGTGTCGACCGAGGCCCAGGGTGGCGTCGGCCGCATCTCGCGCATCATCGGCCCGGTCGTCGACGTCGAGTTCCCGAGCGACGCGATGCCCGAGCAGTACAACCTGCTCACGACCGAGGTCACCCTCGCCGGTGAGACCAAGAACATCAACCTCGAAGTCGCCCAGCACATCGGCGACAACATGGTGCGCGCCATCTCGCTGCAGCCGACCGACGGCATCGTGCGCGGCTCGTCCGTGCAGGACACCGGCGGCCCGATCACGGTGCCCGTCGGCGACGTGACGCTCGGCAAGGTCTTCAACGCGACCGGCACCTGCCTCAACCTCGAGGACGGCGAGACGCTCCAGGTCGGCGAGCGCTGGGGGATCCACCGCAAGGCCCCCGCCTTCGACCAGCTCGAGAGCAAGACGACGATGTTCGAGACGGGCATCAAAGTCATCGACCTCATGACCCCGTACGTCCAGGGTGGCAAGATCGGCCTCTTCGGTGGTGCCGGTGTCGGCAAGACGGTGCTCATCCAGGAGATGATCGCCCGCGTCGCCCGCGACCACGGTGGTGTGTCGGTGTTCGCCGGTGTCGGCGAGCGCACCCGTGAGGGCAACGACCTCATGGTCGAGATGGAGGAGGCCGGTGTCCTCGGCCAGACCGCCCTCGTCTTCGGCCAGATGGACGAGCCGCCGGGCACCCGCCTGCGCGTCGCCCTGTCGGCGCTGACGATGGCGGAGTACTTCCGCGACGTGCAGCAGCAGGACGTCCTGCTCTTCATCGACAACATCTTCCGCTTCACGCAGGCCGGCTCCGAGGTCTCGACCCTGCTCGGCCGCATGCCGTCGGCCGTGGGCTACCAGCCCACGCTCGCCGACGAGATGGGCACCCTGCAGGAGCGCATCACCTCGACGCGTGGTCACTCGATCACCTCGATGCAGGCGATCTACGTCCCGGCCGACGACTACACCGACCCGGCCCCGGCCACGACGTTCGCGCACCTCGACGCGACGACCGAGCTGTCGCGTGACATCGCCTCGATGGGCATCTACCCGGCGGTCGACCCGCTCAGCTCGACCTCGCGCATCCTCGACCCGCGCTACATCACGGCCGACCACTACAACACCGCCGTGCGCATCAAGTCGATCCTCCAGCGCAACAAGGAGCTGCAGGACATCATCGCGATCCTCGGCATCGACGAGCTCTCGGAAGAGGACAAGATCCTCGTCAACCGTGCCCGCCGCATCCAGCGCTTCCTGTCGCAGAACACCTACGTCGCGAAGCAGTTCACCGGCATCGAGGGCTCGACCGTGTCGCTCGCCGACTCGATCGAGGGCTTCACGAAGATCGCCGACGGCGAGTACGACCACGTCGCCGAGCAGGCCTTCTTCATGTGCGGTGGCCTCGACGACGTCGAGCGCCAGTGGGCCGAGATCCAGAAGAACCTCTGA
- a CDS encoding F0F1 ATP synthase subunit B, with protein MVHTYVVAADGPGWPEALPLLPHPAEIVVGLVSFAILYWLFKSKVVPNLEKTFAERTAAIEGGINKAEEAQAQAQAALDEYQSQLSGARAEASRIREDAKAQGAQIIAEMREQAAAEANRITETAKKQIEAERQQAVVSLRSDVGRISTDLAGRIVGESLADETRQKGIVERFLAELESGDVRREKVGTTAPREGGEA; from the coding sequence ATGGTCCACACGTACGTGGTCGCCGCGGACGGCCCCGGTTGGCCCGAGGCGCTTCCCCTTCTCCCGCACCCCGCCGAGATCGTCGTCGGGCTCGTCTCCTTCGCCATCCTCTACTGGCTCTTCAAGAGCAAGGTGGTGCCGAACCTCGAGAAGACCTTCGCCGAGCGCACGGCGGCCATCGAGGGCGGCATCAACAAGGCCGAGGAGGCCCAGGCTCAGGCCCAGGCCGCTCTCGACGAGTACCAGTCGCAGCTGAGCGGCGCCCGCGCCGAGGCCTCGCGCATCCGTGAGGACGCCAAGGCCCAGGGGGCGCAGATCATCGCCGAGATGCGCGAGCAGGCCGCGGCCGAGGCGAACCGCATCACGGAGACGGCCAAGAAGCAGATCGAGGCCGAGCGCCAGCAGGCGGTCGTCTCCCTGCGCAGCGACGTGGGTCGTATCTCGACCGACCTCGCCGGCCGGATCGTCGGCGAGTCGCTCGCCGACGAGACCCGTCAGAAGGGCATCGTCGAGCGCTTCCTCGCCGAGCTCGAGTCGGGCGACGTCCGGCGCGAGAAGGTCGGCACCACCGCCCCGCGCGAGGGCGGCGAGGCCTGA
- a CDS encoding F0F1 ATP synthase subunit epsilon, whose amino-acid sequence MSSLKVEMVAADRKVWEGEARFVRARSIAGELGIMPGHSPLLGVLVEGDVSIESADGERRTVTVDGGFLSVDSNVVTIVAEHVDASSLQSSRS is encoded by the coding sequence GTGAGTTCGCTCAAGGTTGAGATGGTCGCCGCCGACCGCAAGGTCTGGGAGGGAGAGGCACGCTTCGTGCGGGCCCGCTCCATCGCCGGCGAGCTGGGCATCATGCCCGGTCACTCCCCGCTGCTGGGGGTGCTCGTCGAGGGTGACGTGTCGATCGAGTCGGCCGACGGTGAGCGCCGCACGGTGACCGTCGACGGTGGCTTCCTGTCGGTCGACAGCAACGTCGTGACGATCGTCGCCGAGCACGTCGACGCCTCGTCCCTGCAGAGCTCGCGCAGCTGA
- a CDS encoding NAD(P)/FAD-dependent oxidoreductase, translating into MTQPATDTNRRHQVVVIGSGFGGLFSTQKLKRADVDVTLIGSTTHHLFQPLLYQVATGILSEGEIAPSTREVLNRQQNAKVLLGVVTDIDVDARTVTHQSVGRSTVTPYDSLIVAAGAGQSYFGNDHFARHAPGMKSIDDALELRGRIFGSFELAELASTPAEVERLMTFVVVGAGPTGVEMAGQIAELAHRTLKRDFRRIDTKRARVILLDFAPQVLGAFGEKLGDKAKKRLEELGVEVRLGAKVVDVDSTGIEVQHEDGRHERIESVCKVWAAGVQASPLGKQLADQTGAGIDRAGRVEVLPDLTLPGHPEIYVVGDMMSLDKLPGVAQVAIQGGEYAAEAIMRRVDGREPQKTFSYFDKGSMATISRFSAVASVGKAQFTGFIAWVLWLAVHLVYIIGFKNRITTLLHWAISFLGRGRAERVVTEQQVFARSAIKDLGPGYNPELPRLAKDRPDGQVTGSDPQHATSGAAEGVPADGDAQRAGRPTG; encoded by the coding sequence GTGACCCAGCCAGCCACCGACACCAACCGCCGCCATCAGGTCGTCGTCATCGGGTCGGGCTTCGGCGGTCTGTTCTCGACGCAGAAGCTCAAGCGGGCCGACGTGGACGTCACCCTCATCGGGAGCACGACCCACCACCTCTTCCAGCCGCTGCTCTACCAGGTGGCGACCGGCATCCTCTCCGAGGGCGAGATCGCCCCCTCCACGCGTGAGGTGCTCAACCGGCAGCAGAACGCCAAGGTCCTGCTCGGGGTCGTCACCGACATCGACGTCGACGCCCGCACCGTCACCCACCAGAGCGTCGGCCGCTCGACGGTGACGCCGTACGACTCGCTCATCGTCGCCGCCGGCGCCGGCCAGTCGTACTTCGGCAACGACCACTTCGCCCGGCACGCGCCCGGCATGAAGTCCATCGACGACGCCCTCGAGCTGCGCGGCCGCATCTTCGGCTCGTTCGAGCTGGCCGAGCTCGCCTCGACCCCGGCCGAGGTCGAGCGCCTCATGACGTTCGTCGTCGTCGGCGCCGGCCCGACGGGTGTCGAGATGGCCGGGCAGATCGCCGAGCTCGCGCACCGCACGCTCAAGCGCGACTTCCGCCGCATCGACACCAAGCGCGCCCGCGTCATCCTGCTCGACTTCGCCCCGCAGGTGCTCGGCGCCTTCGGCGAGAAGCTCGGCGACAAGGCCAAGAAGCGCCTCGAGGAGCTCGGTGTCGAGGTGCGCCTCGGCGCCAAGGTCGTCGACGTCGACTCGACCGGCATCGAGGTGCAGCACGAGGACGGGCGCCACGAGCGCATCGAGTCGGTGTGCAAGGTGTGGGCCGCCGGTGTGCAGGCCTCCCCGCTGGGCAAGCAGCTCGCCGACCAGACGGGCGCCGGCATCGACCGCGCCGGCCGGGTCGAGGTGCTGCCCGACCTCACGCTGCCGGGCCACCCCGAGATCTACGTCGTCGGCGACATGATGTCGCTCGACAAGCTGCCCGGCGTGGCGCAGGTCGCGATCCAGGGCGGCGAGTACGCGGCCGAGGCCATCATGCGCCGCGTCGACGGCCGCGAGCCCCAGAAGACGTTCTCGTACTTCGACAAGGGCTCCATGGCGACCATCTCGCGGTTCTCGGCGGTGGCGTCCGTCGGCAAGGCCCAGTTCACCGGGTTCATCGCCTGGGTGCTGTGGCTGGCCGTCCACCTCGTCTACATCATCGGCTTCAAGAACCGCATCACGACCCTGCTGCACTGGGCCATCAGCTTCCTCGGCCGCGGCCGGGCCGAGCGGGTCGTCACCGAGCAGCAGGTGTTCGCCCGCAGCGCCATCAAGGACCTCGGGCCGGGGTACAACCCCGAGCTGCCCCGCCTGGCCAAGGACCGGCCCGACGGCCAGGTCACCGGCAGCGACCCGCAGCACGCCACCTCGGGCGCAGCCGAGGGCGTCCCCGCCGACGGTGACGCCCAGCGGGCGGGCCGCCCGACCGGCTGA
- the atpA gene encoding F0F1 ATP synthase subunit alpha has protein sequence MTELSIRPEEIRDALDSYVQSYEPGAASREEVGRVTDAGDGIAHVEGLPSAMTNELLQFEDGTLGLALNLDVHDIGVVVLGDFAGIEEGQTVKRTGEVLSVPVGDAFLGRVVDPLGNPIDGMGEIASETRRALELQAPTVVERKSVHEPLQTGIKSIDAMTPIGRGQRQLIIGDRQTGKTTVAIDTIINQKRNWESGDEDQQVRCIYVAIGQKGSTIASVRGTLEEAGALEYTTIVAAPASDSAGFKYLAPYTGSAIGQHWMYQGKHVLIVFDDLSKQAEAYRAVSLLLRRPPGREAYPGDVFYLHSRLLERCAKLSDDLGHGSMTGLPVIETKAGDVSAYIPTNVISITDGQIYLQADLFNANVRPAIDVGVSVSRVGGSAQIKAMKSVAGRLKLDLAQFRAMEAFAMFASDLDPASRAQLARGARLVELLKQPQSNPYPVEEQVVSVWAGTTGKLDDIAVEDVRPFESELLETLRRDGSILQTIRETKKLDDDTENALGKVVDDVKSYFRGSGRDGMQAGTEDVEELGDDDIAQAKIVRNK, from the coding sequence ATGACGGAGCTTTCGATCCGTCCGGAGGAGATCCGCGACGCCCTGGACTCCTACGTCCAGTCCTACGAGCCCGGCGCGGCCTCCCGCGAAGAGGTCGGCCGCGTCACCGACGCCGGTGACGGCATCGCCCACGTCGAGGGCCTGCCCTCGGCCATGACCAACGAGCTGCTGCAGTTCGAGGACGGCACGCTGGGCCTCGCGCTCAACCTCGACGTCCACGACATCGGTGTCGTCGTCCTCGGTGACTTCGCCGGCATCGAGGAGGGCCAGACCGTCAAGCGCACGGGCGAGGTCCTCTCGGTCCCGGTGGGCGACGCGTTCCTCGGTCGCGTCGTCGACCCGCTCGGCAACCCGATCGACGGCATGGGCGAGATCGCGAGCGAGACCCGCCGCGCCCTCGAGCTGCAGGCGCCGACCGTCGTCGAGCGCAAGTCGGTGCACGAGCCGCTGCAGACCGGCATCAAGTCGATCGACGCGATGACCCCGATCGGTCGCGGCCAGCGCCAGCTCATCATCGGCGACCGCCAGACGGGCAAGACGACCGTCGCGATCGACACGATCATCAACCAGAAGCGCAACTGGGAGTCGGGCGACGAGGACCAGCAGGTCCGCTGCATCTACGTCGCCATCGGCCAGAAGGGCTCGACCATCGCCTCGGTGCGCGGCACCCTGGAGGAGGCCGGCGCCCTCGAGTACACGACGATCGTCGCCGCCCCGGCGTCCGACTCGGCCGGCTTCAAGTACCTCGCCCCCTACACCGGCTCGGCCATCGGCCAGCACTGGATGTACCAGGGCAAGCACGTCCTCATCGTCTTCGACGACCTGAGCAAGCAGGCCGAGGCCTACCGCGCCGTGTCGCTGCTGCTGCGCCGCCCGCCGGGCCGCGAGGCCTACCCGGGCGACGTGTTCTACCTGCACAGCCGCCTGCTCGAGCGCTGCGCGAAGCTGTCCGACGACCTCGGTCACGGCTCGATGACCGGCCTGCCCGTCATCGAGACCAAGGCGGGTGACGTCTCGGCGTACATCCCGACCAACGTCATCTCGATCACCGACGGCCAGATCTACCTCCAGGCCGACCTCTTCAACGCCAACGTGCGCCCCGCCATCGACGTGGGTGTCTCGGTGTCGCGAGTCGGGGGCTCGGCGCAGATCAAGGCCATGAAGTCGGTGGCCGGTCGCCTCAAGCTCGACCTCGCGCAGTTCCGCGCCATGGAGGCGTTCGCGATGTTCGCCTCCGACCTCGACCCGGCCTCCCGGGCCCAGCTCGCCCGTGGTGCGCGCCTCGTCGAGCTACTCAAGCAGCCGCAGAGCAACCCCTACCCGGTCGAGGAGCAGGTCGTCTCCGTGTGGGCCGGCACGACGGGCAAGCTCGACGACATCGCCGTCGAGGACGTCCGCCCGTTCGAGTCCGAGCTGCTCGAGACCCTGCGTCGCGACGGCTCGATCCTGCAGACGATCCGTGAGACGAAGAAGCTCGACGACGACACCGAGAACGCTCTCGGCAAGGTCGTCGACGACGTCAAGTCCTACTTTCGCGGCAGCGGTCGCGACGGCATGCAGGCCGGCACGGAGGACGTCGAGGAGCTCGGCGACGACGACATCGCGCAGGCGAAGATCGTCCGCAACAAGTAA
- a CDS encoding DUF6918 family protein has product MTTLPDALLDPARRPAAVTALVGVVDAEVAAKSGFGGAAVKTAYAGVKRIGRGFVDRAVDRLLPRFATALEPFWQSREGRPFGAHLASQSDAASDALLAVTDDMAARTSNATAKKAYGALRGKAKGNVEAALPRLGTAIENLAG; this is encoded by the coding sequence GTGACCACCCTGCCCGACGCCCTGCTCGACCCCGCCCGCCGACCTGCCGCCGTCACCGCCCTCGTCGGTGTCGTCGACGCCGAGGTCGCGGCCAAGAGCGGCTTCGGCGGAGCCGCGGTCAAGACGGCGTACGCCGGCGTCAAGCGCATCGGCCGCGGCTTCGTCGACCGGGCGGTCGACCGCCTGCTCCCGCGGTTCGCCACCGCGCTCGAGCCGTTCTGGCAGTCGCGTGAGGGCCGCCCGTTCGGCGCCCACCTCGCGTCGCAGTCGGACGCCGCGTCCGACGCCCTCCTCGCCGTGACCGACGACATGGCCGCACGCACGTCGAACGCGACGGCCAAGAAGGCCTACGGCGCCCTGCGCGGCAAGGCCAAGGGCAACGTCGAGGCCGCCCTCCCCCGCCTCGGCACGGCCATCGAGAACCTCGCCGGCTGA
- a CDS encoding F0F1 ATP synthase subunit delta: protein MQGPSRAASVESRGGFTAALAGGADPATLANELFSVVALLDGNVTLRRAVADPSREGSEKADLVQRLLGGRIGDAAVSVVKAVAAQRWSTERDLTDTLETFAVESVVAGAETGDRVDRVEDELFRFERIVAADPGLAAALADTSASTERRLSLVDRLLGGKVTDETMLLARQAVSAPRGRRFAASVEGFLAAAAARRDQQTATVISALPLGDDERGRLVAGLSSIYGGRVHLNTVVDPRVMGGIRVEIGDEVIDGTVIRKLEGARRAMGVS, encoded by the coding sequence ATGCAGGGACCGTCACGCGCCGCCTCCGTCGAGAGCCGGGGTGGCTTCACCGCCGCCCTCGCGGGCGGGGCCGACCCGGCCACCCTCGCGAACGAGCTGTTCTCGGTCGTCGCGCTGCTCGACGGCAACGTCACCCTGCGACGCGCCGTCGCGGACCCCTCGCGTGAGGGGTCCGAGAAGGCCGACCTCGTCCAGCGGCTGCTGGGCGGTCGCATCGGCGACGCCGCCGTGTCCGTCGTCAAGGCGGTCGCCGCGCAGCGGTGGAGCACCGAGCGCGACCTCACCGACACCCTCGAGACGTTCGCCGTCGAGTCGGTCGTCGCCGGGGCCGAGACGGGCGACCGTGTCGACCGGGTCGAGGACGAGCTGTTCCGCTTCGAGCGCATCGTCGCGGCCGACCCCGGTCTGGCCGCGGCCCTCGCCGACACGTCGGCGAGCACCGAGCGCCGGCTCTCGCTCGTCGACCGGCTGCTCGGCGGCAAGGTCACCGACGAGACGATGCTGCTGGCCCGCCAGGCCGTCAGCGCGCCCCGCGGGCGCCGGTTCGCCGCGAGCGTCGAGGGCTTCCTCGCGGCCGCGGCCGCACGACGCGACCAGCAGACGGCGACCGTCATCTCGGCCCTGCCGCTCGGTGACGACGAGCGGGGCCGGCTCGTCGCCGGCCTGTCGTCGATCTACGGCGGCCGGGTCCACCTCAACACCGTCGTCGACCCCCGGGTCATGGGCGGCATCCGCGTTGAGATCGGCGACGAGGTCATCGACGGCACGGTCATCCGCAAGCTCGAGGGCGCCCGCCGCGCCATGGGCGTCTCGTGA
- the atpB gene encoding F0F1 ATP synthase subunit A: MSPNVLSAHFLPAVTPAVAVTADGEGTSFEAPSTGDFFWPLIGGDSNYAFTRPSLVLILSVVAIGWFFIAATRRLTVVPGKTQFLVEGVYGFVRNTIGRDVIGEKDFRRFLPLLFTIFSMVLVNNLLGIVPFVQFPTMSRIAFPIVLTLVVYVVYHAVGLKTKGGVVPYIKSMLPPGLPGWVKPLMFVLELATYFLIRPVTLALRLFGNMFAGHLLLLVFVLGGEYLFFESFLKEGNLFLGFSGILSFLFSIVMTFFELLVEFLQAFVFTILTALYLADAVSEEH, translated from the coding sequence GTGAGCCCCAACGTGTTGTCCGCGCACTTCCTGCCCGCCGTGACACCCGCCGTGGCAGTGACCGCTGATGGCGAGGGGACCTCGTTCGAGGCGCCGAGCACGGGCGACTTCTTCTGGCCGCTCATCGGTGGGGACAGCAACTACGCCTTCACCCGGCCGTCGCTCGTCCTCATCCTCTCGGTCGTCGCCATCGGCTGGTTCTTCATCGCGGCGACGCGCCGCCTCACCGTCGTGCCGGGCAAGACCCAGTTCCTCGTCGAGGGCGTGTACGGCTTCGTGCGCAACACCATCGGCCGCGACGTCATCGGCGAGAAGGACTTCCGCCGGTTCCTGCCGCTGCTGTTCACCATCTTCAGCATGGTGCTCGTCAACAACCTGCTGGGCATCGTCCCGTTCGTGCAGTTCCCGACGATGAGCCGCATCGCCTTCCCGATCGTGCTCACCCTCGTCGTGTACGTCGTCTACCACGCCGTCGGCCTGAAGACGAAGGGTGGCGTCGTCCCCTACATCAAGTCGATGCTGCCGCCCGGGCTGCCCGGCTGGGTCAAGCCGCTCATGTTCGTCCTCGAGCTGGCCACGTACTTCCTCATCCGGCCCGTGACGCTCGCACTGCGACTCTTCGGCAACATGTTCGCCGGCCACCTGCTGCTGCTCGTCTTCGTCCTCGGTGGCGAGTACCTCTTCTTCGAGAGCTTCCTCAAGGAGGGCAACCTCTTCCTCGGGTTCTCGGGCATCCTGTCGTTCCTCTTCTCGATCGTCATGACGTTCTTCGAGCTGCTGGTCGAGTTCCTGCAGGCCTTCGTCTTCACGATCCTCACCGCGCTCTACCTCGCCGACGCCGTCTCCGAGGAGCACTGA
- the atpE gene encoding ATP synthase F0 subunit C, with product MTGNIAFLGYGLAAIGPGIGVGLIFAAYINGVARQPEARGMLQTIAFTGFALTEALAILGLVFAFIFRT from the coding sequence ATGACCGGCAACATTGCCTTCCTCGGCTACGGCCTGGCCGCCATCGGCCCCGGTATCGGCGTCGGCCTCATCTTCGCCGCCTACATCAACGGCGTCGCCCGCCAGCCCGAGGCTCGCGGCATGCTGCAGACCATCGCGTTCACCGGCTTCGCCCTCACCGAGGCGCTCGCCATCCTCGGTCTGGTCTTCGCCTTCATCTTCCGCACCTGA
- a CDS encoding F0F1 ATP synthase subunit gamma produces the protein MGAQMRIYRQRIKSVNSIKKITNAMELIAAARVIKARQRASEAMPYTTALTRAVSAVATNTSEDHPLTTDVKDAKRAGVLVIAADRGLAGAYSVSAIKRASELIAHLQGEGKEVVPYLVGRKAVSYYKFRKRDFAQEWSGFTDAPTFENARDIADRLTEDFLKPTAEGGVDEIHVVFTLFRSMVRQDPHVLRLLPLEVVDADSEREDGLDLSVNQYEEGQLAPEYDFEPSASEVLDLLLPKYVRNRIYTALLSSSASELAARQRAMKSATDNAGDLIKRYERLANQARQAGITQEISEIVGGADALADAKK, from the coding sequence ATGGGAGCGCAGATGCGCATCTACCGCCAGCGCATCAAGTCGGTCAACTCCATCAAGAAGATCACGAACGCGATGGAGCTGATCGCGGCGGCGCGTGTCATCAAGGCACGCCAGCGCGCCAGCGAGGCCATGCCCTACACGACGGCGCTCACCCGCGCCGTGAGCGCCGTGGCGACGAACACCAGCGAGGACCACCCGCTGACGACGGACGTCAAGGACGCCAAGCGCGCCGGCGTGCTCGTCATCGCGGCCGACCGCGGTCTCGCCGGTGCCTACTCGGTCTCGGCCATCAAGCGCGCGTCCGAGCTCATCGCCCACCTCCAGGGCGAGGGCAAGGAGGTCGTGCCCTACCTCGTCGGTCGCAAGGCGGTCAGCTACTACAAGTTCCGCAAGCGCGACTTCGCGCAGGAGTGGAGCGGCTTCACCGACGCCCCGACCTTCGAGAACGCGCGCGACATCGCCGACCGCCTCACCGAGGACTTCCTCAAGCCCACCGCCGAGGGGGGCGTCGACGAGATCCACGTCGTCTTCACGCTCTTCCGCTCGATGGTGCGCCAGGACCCGCACGTGCTGCGGCTGCTGCCCCTCGAGGTCGTCGACGCCGACAGCGAGCGCGAGGACGGCCTCGACCTCAGCGTCAACCAGTACGAGGAGGGCCAGCTGGCCCCCGAGTACGACTTCGAGCCGAGCGCGAGCGAGGTGCTCGACCTGCTGCTGCCCAAGTACGTGCGCAACCGCATCTACACGGCACTGCTCAGCTCGTCGGCATCCGAGCTCGCCGCCCGCCAGCGCGCCATGAAGTCGGCCACCGACAACGCCGGTGACCTCATCAAGCGCTACGAGCGGCTGGCCAACCAGGCCCGCCAGGCCGGCATCACCCAAGAGATCAGCGAAATCGTGGGCGGCGCAGACGCCCTCGCCGACGCCAAGAAGTAA